From the genome of Halorussus caseinilyticus, one region includes:
- the trpB gene encoding tryptophan synthase subunit beta — MSSESKFGDYGGQYVPEALMPAIEELTDAYERYVLDNEDGFMDEFRERLRDFGGRPTPLQRADRLSDRYDRGVYLKREDLLHGGAHKLNNALGQVLLAKYMGKERIVAETGAGQHGTATAMASAYLGMPCEIYMGRTDILRQRPNVFRMRIHDAEVNPVDIGSGTLKEAINETMRDWATNVEDTHYVIGSVVGPHPFPRMVRDFQSVISEEAREQVRAQAGRLPDSVVACAGGGSNTMGAFHEFVGDDEVDLYAVEAGGSALTIDEEEGLAPHSASLSTGEEGVLHGARTKLLQNPDGQILESHSVSAGLDYSGVGPELAYLADDGRVTPVNVGDDAALEAFHRLSKLEGIIPALESSHALAYLEENPEELGDLVVVNVSGRGDKDLDTVIEESEKRDIDAAPTMEVFERGE, encoded by the coding sequence ATGAGTAGCGAATCCAAGTTCGGCGACTACGGCGGCCAGTACGTCCCCGAGGCGCTGATGCCCGCCATCGAGGAGTTGACAGACGCCTACGAACGCTACGTCCTCGACAACGAGGACGGCTTCATGGACGAGTTCCGCGAGCGCCTGCGGGACTTTGGCGGGCGACCGACGCCCCTCCAGCGAGCGGACCGTCTGAGCGACCGGTACGACCGCGGGGTCTACCTCAAGCGCGAGGACCTGCTCCATGGCGGGGCGCACAAGCTGAACAACGCCCTCGGACAGGTCCTGCTGGCGAAGTACATGGGCAAAGAGCGCATCGTGGCCGAGACCGGCGCGGGCCAGCACGGCACCGCGACGGCGATGGCGTCGGCCTACCTCGGAATGCCCTGCGAAATCTACATGGGCCGGACCGACATTTTACGTCAGCGACCCAACGTCTTCCGGATGCGCATCCACGACGCCGAGGTGAACCCGGTAGACATCGGGTCGGGTACGCTCAAGGAGGCCATCAACGAGACGATGCGCGACTGGGCGACCAACGTAGAGGACACCCACTACGTCATCGGTTCGGTCGTCGGTCCCCACCCGTTCCCCCGGATGGTCCGGGACTTCCAGTCGGTCATCTCCGAGGAGGCCCGCGAGCAGGTCCGAGCGCAGGCCGGGAGACTCCCCGACAGCGTGGTGGCCTGCGCGGGCGGCGGGTCAAACACGATGGGCGCGTTCCACGAGTTCGTGGGCGACGACGAGGTGGACCTCTACGCGGTGGAGGCCGGAGGGTCGGCACTGACAATCGACGAGGAGGAGGGTCTGGCACCCCACTCGGCCTCGCTCTCGACGGGCGAAGAGGGTGTCCTCCACGGGGCGCGCACCAAACTCCTCCAGAACCCGGACGGCCAGATTCTCGAATCCCACAGCGTGAGCGCCGGACTCGACTACTCGGGGGTCGGTCCGGAACTCGCCTATCTCGCGGACGACGGGCGGGTCACGCCGGTCAACGTCGGCGACGACGCCGCCCTCGAAGCGTTCCACCGCCTCTCGAAGTTGGAAGGTATCATCCCGGCGCTCGAATCGAGTCACGCGCTGGCGTACCTCGAAGAGAATCCCGAGGAGTTGGGCGACCTCGTGGTCGTCAACGTCTCGGGACGGGGCGACAAGGACCTCGATACCGTCATCGAGGAGAGCGAGAAGCGCGACATCGACGCCGCGCCCACGATGGAGGTGTTCGAGCGTGGCGAGTGA
- a CDS encoding sodium:calcium antiporter, with the protein MLSRLRHPLSAVGVTTALTLPWVFVWATGSTHSLSDFQTVAISGVAVLGASFMLAWAAETAEKDVPRAFALAVLAVLAVAPEYAVDALYAWTAGANVGTERGMEAANLAVANMTGANRILIGLGWSGIALFTVYRTLSSEDPAVVRESGFLKSKVQLDRDLATEIAFLLAATAYAFFVPLGGGIGMTDTIVLVGMYAVYIGIIIRGEVDEHDEQVGVPAYFQSFSKGPRIASVLLLFGYSGGMIYTAVHPFAHGLESLGLALGIPPFFMIQWIAPLASESPELIVVAYLVNKARSTAGFNALISSKLNQWTLLIGTLAVVYSIAAGSVGALPFDEKQSAEIWITAAQSFFAIGVLANFEISVREAVVLLVLFASQVAIEFGVIQTMGEAQANDLSILILYAYTAIYVVIGTVLFVSRRDELRRILDRTAANARNAMPGGSESVEHAD; encoded by the coding sequence ATGTTGAGTCGTTTACGACATCCTTTATCCGCAGTCGGTGTGACGACGGCGCTCACGCTCCCGTGGGTCTTCGTCTGGGCGACTGGTAGCACCCACTCGTTGAGCGACTTTCAGACGGTCGCAATCAGTGGCGTCGCGGTACTCGGCGCTTCGTTTATGCTGGCGTGGGCCGCCGAGACCGCCGAGAAGGACGTGCCACGCGCCTTCGCGCTGGCAGTGCTGGCCGTCCTCGCGGTCGCACCCGAGTACGCGGTGGACGCCCTCTACGCGTGGACCGCCGGGGCCAACGTCGGCACCGAGCGCGGCATGGAGGCCGCCAACCTCGCGGTGGCGAACATGACCGGCGCGAACCGCATCCTCATCGGTCTCGGATGGTCCGGCATCGCGTTGTTCACCGTCTATCGCACGCTCAGTTCCGAGGACCCAGCGGTGGTCCGGGAGTCGGGCTTCCTCAAGAGCAAGGTCCAACTCGACCGCGACCTCGCGACCGAAATCGCGTTCCTGCTCGCCGCGACCGCCTACGCCTTCTTCGTGCCGCTGGGCGGCGGCATCGGCATGACCGACACCATCGTCCTCGTGGGCATGTACGCGGTGTACATCGGCATCATCATCCGTGGCGAGGTGGACGAACACGACGAACAGGTCGGCGTTCCGGCCTACTTCCAGAGCTTCTCGAAGGGACCGCGAATCGCCTCGGTCCTCCTGCTGTTCGGCTACTCCGGCGGGATGATTTACACCGCCGTCCACCCGTTCGCGCACGGACTGGAGAGCCTCGGGTTGGCGCTGGGCATCCCGCCGTTCTTCATGATTCAGTGGATTGCGCCGCTGGCGTCCGAGTCGCCCGAACTCATCGTGGTCGCGTACCTCGTCAACAAGGCCCGCTCGACCGCCGGGTTCAACGCGCTCATCTCCTCGAAACTCAACCAGTGGACGCTCCTCATCGGGACGCTCGCGGTGGTCTACAGCATCGCGGCGGGTTCGGTCGGAGCGCTCCCCTTCGACGAGAAGCAGTCCGCCGAAATCTGGATTACCGCGGCACAGAGCTTCTTCGCCATCGGCGTGCTGGCGAACTTCGAGATTAGCGTCCGGGAGGCCGTCGTCCTGCTGGTGCTGTTCGCCTCGCAGGTCGCCATCGAGTTCGGCGTCATCCAGACGATGGGCGAAGCGCAGGCTAACGACCTGAGCATCCTCATCCTCTACGCTTACACCGCCATCTACGTCGTCATCGGGACGGTGCTGTTCGTCTCGCGGCGCGACGAACTCCGGAGGATACTCGACCGGACCGCGGCGAACGCTCGCAACGCGATGCCCGGCGGGTCCGAGTCGGTCGAACACGCCGACTGA
- a CDS encoding 2-amino-3,7-dideoxy-D-threo-hept-6-ulosonate synthase, with amino-acid sequence MDAGTAARLDRIGTDGKYVIVPMDHGITLGAVKGLTDIESTIDAVTRGGADSVLTQKGIAPRVHENKNDAGYVVHLNASTTIGPDSNDKRMTGTVKEAVRAGADAVSLHVNVGSKYEREQMEDLARVTDEATEYGVPVLAMAYARGPGVDEHDAESLGHAVRFAEEVGSDVVKTAYSGDAESFERVVESTRLPVVIAGGEPEGDRATLEAVRGAMDAGAAGVSMGRSIFQHDDPEAIARAVSAVVHDGRSAEDALREAGLAVEA; translated from the coding sequence ATGGACGCAGGAACTGCGGCACGACTCGACCGAATTGGCACAGACGGAAAGTACGTAATCGTCCCGATGGACCACGGTATCACCCTCGGCGCGGTGAAAGGACTCACCGACATCGAATCGACCATCGACGCCGTGACCCGCGGCGGCGCGGACTCGGTTCTCACCCAGAAGGGCATCGCGCCCCGCGTCCACGAGAACAAAAACGACGCTGGGTACGTCGTCCACCTCAACGCCTCGACCACTATCGGTCCGGACAGCAACGACAAGCGCATGACCGGCACCGTCAAGGAAGCGGTCCGGGCGGGCGCGGACGCGGTGTCGCTCCACGTCAACGTCGGGAGCAAGTACGAACGCGAACAGATGGAGGACCTCGCGCGCGTCACCGACGAGGCCACCGAGTACGGCGTCCCGGTGCTGGCGATGGCCTACGCCCGCGGACCCGGCGTGGACGAACACGACGCCGAGAGTCTGGGCCACGCCGTCCGGTTCGCCGAGGAAGTCGGGTCCGACGTGGTGAAGACGGCCTACAGCGGGGACGCCGAGAGCTTCGAGCGCGTGGTCGAATCGACCCGCCTCCCGGTCGTCATCGCTGGCGGAGAACCGGAAGGCGACCGGGCGACCCTCGAAGCGGTCCGCGGCGCGATGGACGCGGGCGCGGCGGGCGTCTCGATGGGCCGGTCCATCTTCCAGCACGACGACCCCGAGGCCATCGCGCGAGCGGTGTCCGCCGTCGTCCACGACGGACGCTCGGCCGAGGACGCGCTTCGAGAGGCGGGTCTCGCGGTCGAAGCCTGA
- the trpC gene encoding indole-3-glycerol phosphate synthase: MNDSEELAPAVASILRSAEARGDPDGGPLSVDARSLPAALSRAEEDGCVPVIAEVKPTSPTTDGTREADPVELAEKMVEGGAAALSVLTEPDHFEGSPENLRRVREAVDVPVLRKDFLVRESQLDTVESDVVLLIARFVDDLAGLIGAAEDRGFQPLVEVHDAAELARAVDAGAEIVGVNNRDLAKLEVDLETFETVAPEVPDDVTLVAESGIGTPDDARRMVRAGADGLLVGSAIMDGDVTENTRRLTRA, translated from the coding sequence TCCGGTCTGCGGAGGCCCGCGGCGACCCCGACGGCGGACCGCTCTCGGTCGATGCCCGGTCGCTTCCCGCGGCCCTCTCGCGGGCCGAGGAAGACGGGTGCGTCCCCGTCATCGCGGAAGTGAAGCCCACGAGTCCGACGACCGACGGCACCCGAGAGGCCGACCCGGTGGAACTGGCCGAGAAGATGGTCGAGGGCGGCGCGGCGGCGCTCTCGGTGCTGACCGAACCCGACCACTTCGAAGGCTCCCCGGAGAACCTGCGCCGCGTCCGGGAAGCGGTGGACGTGCCGGTCCTCCGGAAGGACTTTCTCGTGCGCGAGAGCCAACTCGACACGGTGGAGTCCGACGTGGTTCTGCTCATCGCCCGGTTCGTGGACGACTTGGCGGGACTGATTGGGGCCGCCGAGGACCGGGGGTTCCAACCCCTCGTGGAGGTCCACGACGCCGCGGAGTTGGCGCGGGCGGTCGATGCCGGGGCCGAAATCGTCGGCGTGAACAACCGCGACTTGGCGAAGTTGGAGGTGGACCTCGAAACCTTCGAGACGGTCGCACCCGAAGTTCCCGACGACGTGACCCTCGTCGCAGAGAGCGGTATCGGCACGCCCGACGACGCGCGCCGGATGGTCCGTGCAGGGGCCGACGGCTTGCTGGTCGGGAGCGCGATAATGGACGGCGACGTGACGGAGAACACGCGGAGGTTGACACGAGCATGA
- a CDS encoding pyridoxal phosphate-dependent aminotransferase: protein MDYDTPLFFHVMEYAAGADRDVVDMVSGNPDWGSPDAISEGLHEYADLGGADFQYPPSEGLRELREEIAARRDVDQSQVVVTNGGGEANYLAMARALERERGSEFVLTDPVYPYYPGKTTMLGATARYVATDEDGSLDPEKVREAASEETAGIVVNTPNNPTGAVYDEETMRELVAIAEEYDALLVSDEVYDHFDFSGEFTSALSFDSENRVVTNSYSKTFAITGFRVGYAIFPESLVDVAKTRHMLTNVATTRPGQYAVLHALRNTDPAYYEANRELLEERVETFTAALDDAGADYSSPDGAFYVMARFPDYPGTLENVERLIDEAGVAGMPGEAFGESRTDWLRFALVSPRVEEAADRLADYFA from the coding sequence ATGGACTACGACACGCCGCTGTTCTTCCACGTGATGGAGTACGCCGCCGGTGCCGACAGGGACGTGGTGGACATGGTGAGCGGGAACCCCGACTGGGGGTCGCCCGACGCCATCAGCGAGGGACTTCACGAGTACGCCGACCTCGGCGGGGCGGACTTCCAGTACCCCCCGAGCGAGGGACTTCGGGAACTCCGCGAGGAAATCGCCGCGCGCCGGGACGTGGACCAGTCGCAGGTCGTCGTCACGAACGGCGGCGGCGAGGCGAACTACCTCGCCATGGCCCGCGCACTGGAGCGCGAGCGCGGGTCGGAGTTCGTCCTCACCGACCCCGTGTATCCGTACTACCCCGGAAAGACGACCATGCTCGGCGCGACGGCGCGGTACGTCGCCACCGACGAAGACGGCTCTCTCGACCCCGAGAAGGTTCGGGAGGCCGCCAGCGAGGAGACCGCCGGAATCGTGGTCAACACGCCCAACAACCCGACCGGGGCGGTGTACGACGAGGAGACGATGCGAGAACTCGTGGCTATCGCCGAGGAGTACGACGCCCTGCTGGTGAGCGACGAGGTGTACGACCACTTCGACTTCTCCGGTGAGTTCACCTCCGCGCTGTCGTTCGACTCCGAGAACCGCGTCGTGACGAACTCCTACTCGAAGACGTTCGCCATCACCGGGTTCCGGGTGGGCTACGCTATCTTCCCCGAGTCGCTGGTGGACGTGGCCAAGACCCGCCACATGCTGACCAACGTCGCCACTACCCGACCCGGCCAGTACGCGGTCCTCCACGCGCTACGGAACACCGACCCCGCCTACTACGAGGCGAACCGCGAACTCCTCGAAGAGCGCGTCGAGACGTTTACCGCGGCGCTGGACGACGCTGGCGCTGATTACTCCTCGCCGGACGGCGCGTTCTACGTGATGGCCCGGTTCCCGGACTACCCCGGCACGCTGGAGAACGTAGAGCGACTCATCGACGAGGCGGGGGTCGCGGGCATGCCCGGCGAGGCGTTCGGCGAGTCCCGAACCGACTGGCTCCGGTTCGCACTCGTTAGTCCCCGAGTCGAGGAGGCCGCGGACAGACTCGCGGACTACTTCGCGTAG
- a CDS encoding helix-hairpin-helix domain-containing protein: MGLLTKLKSLLGLSEDRSQVRRSESGVTIEREPDESVEPDAEVESAVKGVDTDTEESSEVAEPDDTAAERAESDDETTPETDLEAGEDAEATEDAEAGIATEDVTTAPEAESVETERDDAAEPAEAVQPSTDAAEPSQSAGDEPEPTPEDTGGEGAEPDAADEPVGEGEPLEDVKGIGPAYAQRLQDAGVADVTELAKADAEQLSEETGLSDKRISSWIERAQAR, translated from the coding sequence ATGGGACTGCTCACGAAGCTGAAGTCGTTGCTCGGACTCTCGGAGGACCGGTCGCAGGTTCGTCGGAGCGAGTCCGGCGTGACCATCGAGCGAGAACCCGACGAGTCAGTCGAACCGGACGCGGAAGTCGAGAGCGCCGTCAAGGGCGTCGATACCGACACAGAGGAGTCCAGCGAAGTCGCGGAACCCGACGACACCGCGGCCGAGCGTGCGGAATCCGACGACGAGACGACCCCCGAGACCGACTTGGAGGCGGGCGAAGACGCCGAAGCGACCGAAGACGCCGAGGCGGGCATCGCCACCGAAGACGTGACGACTGCCCCCGAAGCCGAGAGCGTCGAGACCGAACGCGACGACGCCGCCGAACCCGCAGAGGCGGTCCAGCCATCGACCGACGCGGCCGAACCCTCCCAGTCCGCGGGCGACGAACCCGAACCGACGCCCGAGGACACCGGCGGCGAAGGTGCCGAACCCGACGCCGCCGACGAACCGGTCGGCGAGGGCGAACCCCTCGAAGACGTGAAGGGAATCGGCCCGGCCTACGCCCAACGACTCCAGGACGCGGGCGTCGCCGACGTGACCGAACTGGCGAAGGCCGACGCCGAGCAACTCTCGGAAGAGACGGGTCTCTCGGACAAGCGCATCTCGTCGTGGATTGAGCGAGCGCAGGCGCGGTAA
- a CDS encoding nuclear transport factor 2 family protein, translating into MQETKVETVRSYYEYIDAEDYEAVFSLFADDVTYERPGQSNLSGMAEFREFYLEDRPLEDGDHEVHDVVVDGDTVAVRGEFAGTQDGEGVSFGFADFHRFDDDRITERWTYTDRDEV; encoded by the coding sequence ATGCAAGAGACAAAAGTAGAGACAGTTCGCTCGTATTACGAGTACATCGACGCCGAGGACTACGAGGCGGTGTTCTCGCTGTTCGCCGACGACGTGACCTACGAGCGACCCGGCCAGTCGAACCTCTCGGGGATGGCGGAGTTCCGCGAGTTCTACCTCGAAGACCGACCGCTCGAAGACGGCGACCACGAGGTCCACGACGTAGTGGTTGACGGCGATACGGTCGCCGTCCGCGGGGAGTTCGCCGGGACGCAGGACGGCGAGGGAGTGTCGTTCGGGTTCGCGGACTTCCACCGGTTCGACGACGACCGAATCACCGAGCGGTGGACCTACACCGACCGCGACGAGGTGTGA
- a CDS encoding DUF7109 family protein — protein MADTRDELAGVVDLFGGLARDELEQALVELAFKQGKEVEREAFTAEIERAVEEFYLVETAVETRGESEADGESATVLVAGPAAFPTVPENGEDLPHILDVPDRTIDREGLGESVAERLREEARTVAAAGDVDRAEELLDVSYDLESWAPVATDEVRETLDRAFE, from the coding sequence ATGGCCGACACCAGAGACGAACTCGCCGGGGTGGTGGACCTGTTCGGCGGACTCGCACGCGACGAACTCGAACAGGCCCTCGTGGAACTCGCGTTCAAGCAGGGAAAGGAAGTCGAGCGAGAGGCGTTCACGGCCGAAATCGAGCGCGCGGTCGAGGAGTTCTACCTCGTGGAGACGGCGGTCGAGACCCGAGGCGAGAGCGAAGCAGACGGCGAATCCGCCACGGTCCTCGTCGCCGGACCCGCCGCGTTCCCCACGGTCCCCGAGAACGGCGAGGACCTGCCCCACATTCTGGACGTACCCGACCGGACCATCGACCGCGAGGGTCTCGGCGAATCGGTCGCCGAGCGACTCCGCGAGGAAGCGCGCACCGTCGCGGCCGCCGGGGACGTGGACCGCGCCGAAGAACTGCTGGACGTGAGCTACGACCTCGAATCGTGGGCGCCCGTGGCGACCGACGAGGTGCGCGAGACGCTGGACCGGGCGTTCGAGTAG
- a CDS encoding shikimate dehydrogenase, translating to MDVFGLLGNPVGHSLSPPMHEAAYDELGVDARYVTFEPDPDDLGRAIEGASALGIAGLNVTIPFKEDALAHVDPDDLAARIGAVNTIDFSAAGPDDPPAGYNTDAAGVRRSFAHHDVTLAGRDAVVVGAGGAARATAFALADAGASVHVANRTVERAERLVADVGGGTSGGLDSLEARVRDADVLVNATSVGMEEDRSPVPAEALHADLAVLDAVYRPLDTRLLREARERGATTIDGAWMLLYQGVEAFERWTGRDAPVDAMNEALRARL from the coding sequence ATGGACGTGTTCGGACTTCTCGGCAACCCTGTCGGCCACTCGCTGTCGCCGCCGATGCACGAGGCGGCCTACGACGAACTCGGAGTAGACGCGCGGTACGTCACCTTCGAACCGGACCCCGACGACCTCGGACGGGCAATCGAGGGCGCGTCTGCGCTCGGTATCGCCGGACTGAACGTCACCATTCCGTTCAAAGAAGACGCGTTGGCCCACGTCGACCCCGACGACCTCGCGGCCCGAATCGGCGCGGTCAACACCATCGACTTCTCGGCGGCGGGACCGGACGACCCGCCCGCAGGCTACAACACCGACGCCGCGGGCGTGCGCCGGTCGTTCGCCCACCACGACGTAACGCTCGCTGGACGGGACGCCGTGGTCGTCGGCGCTGGCGGCGCGGCGCGCGCGACCGCGTTCGCACTCGCCGACGCGGGCGCGTCGGTTCACGTCGCCAACCGGACCGTCGAGCGCGCGGAGCGACTCGTCGCTGACGTGGGCGGCGGGACTTCCGGCGGTCTGGACTCGCTCGAAGCCCGCGTCCGAGACGCCGACGTGCTTGTCAACGCCACCAGCGTCGGGATGGAGGAAGACCGCTCGCCGGTTCCCGCCGAGGCGCTCCACGCCGACCTCGCGGTGCTGGACGCGGTGTATCGACCGCTCGACACGAGACTCCTGCGGGAGGCCCGCGAACGAGGCGCGACTACCATCGACGGCGCGTGGATGCTCCTGTATCAGGGCGTCGAAGCGTTCGAGCGGTGGACAGGTCGGGACGCGCCCGTGGACGCGATGAACGAGGCGCTTCGGGCACGGCTTTAA
- the trpA gene encoding tryptophan synthase subunit alpha: MASEIREAFADEPALVSYVAAGDPDIESTKEYVKALVRGGTDVVELGLPFSEPVAEGPTIQQAIRRALDAGMTPDKYFELVADLSEDVDAPLVCMTYYNLIYQYDSGDGREGPEPFVAAAADAGISGLIVPDLPVDESDPLKEACDAHGLDLVFIVAPTTTDERLGRMLDRATGFVYVQGRLGTTGARSDVSSETHVSLGRLDGTDLPKAVGFGISERDHAREIVSGGADGIIVGSAFVDIVAEQDDTADRLEAKARELKAGALDGVNTAPEPENK; encoded by the coding sequence GTGGCGAGTGAAATCCGCGAAGCGTTCGCCGACGAACCCGCGCTGGTCTCCTACGTCGCGGCCGGAGACCCGGACATCGAGAGTACGAAAGAGTACGTCAAGGCGCTGGTCCGGGGCGGGACCGACGTGGTGGAACTGGGACTGCCGTTCTCCGAACCCGTCGCGGAGGGACCGACCATCCAGCAGGCGATTCGCCGGGCGTTGGACGCCGGGATGACCCCCGACAAGTACTTCGAACTCGTGGCGGACCTCTCGGAGGACGTTGACGCGCCGCTGGTGTGTATGACCTACTACAACCTCATCTACCAGTACGACTCCGGCGACGGGCGAGAGGGTCCCGAACCCTTCGTGGCCGCCGCCGCCGACGCGGGCATCTCGGGACTCATCGTCCCGGACCTGCCGGTGGACGAGAGCGACCCGCTGAAGGAGGCCTGTGACGCTCACGGTCTCGACCTCGTGTTCATCGTCGCGCCCACGACCACCGACGAACGTCTCGGTCGAATGCTGGACCGAGCGACCGGGTTCGTCTACGTGCAGGGGCGACTCGGCACCACCGGCGCGCGTTCGGACGTGAGCAGTGAGACCCACGTCAGTCTCGGTCGCTTGGACGGGACCGACCTGCCGAAGGCGGTCGGATTCGGCATCAGCGAACGCGACCACGCCAGAGAAATCGTCTCGGGCGGCGCGGACGGTATCATCGTCGGGAGCGCGTTCGTGGACATCGTCGCCGAACAAGACGACACCGCCGACCGCCTCGAAGCCAAGGCCCGAGAACTCAAGGCGGGCGCACTCGACGGAGTTAATACAGCACCCGAACCGGAAAACAAATAA
- a CDS encoding NUDIX hydrolase yields the protein MKLGRVAEHVPRDVPDEDHDAAVLAPVVERAGDHYLLFTKRADHLGEHAGQMSFPGGGREPSDADLRATALREAEEEIGLRAEEADVIGRLDDIRTTSRYAVTPYVATVPDREYVPDEREVAEIAVLPVAEFLNPDNYESERREHPQYGEAVVHFFHVGGYTVWGATARILVQLLELTTDWRAPERVDRVLDPDADVRKEK from the coding sequence ATGAAGCTGGGTCGCGTGGCCGAACACGTCCCGCGGGACGTTCCCGACGAGGACCACGACGCGGCGGTGTTGGCCCCGGTGGTAGAGCGCGCGGGCGACCACTACCTCCTGTTCACCAAGCGCGCCGACCACCTCGGCGAACACGCCGGACAGATGAGCTTTCCGGGCGGCGGCCGCGAACCGAGCGACGCCGACCTCCGGGCGACCGCGCTCCGGGAGGCCGAGGAGGAAATCGGCCTACGGGCCGAGGAAGCCGACGTAATCGGCCGACTCGACGACATCCGGACCACGAGTCGGTACGCGGTCACGCCCTACGTCGCTACCGTCCCCGACCGGGAGTACGTCCCCGACGAGCGCGAAGTCGCCGAAATCGCGGTGCTTCCGGTCGCCGAGTTCCTGAACCCCGACAACTACGAGAGCGAGCGCCGGGAACACCCCCAGTACGGCGAAGCAGTCGTCCACTTCTTCCACGTCGGCGGCTACACGGTGTGGGGCGCGACTGCGCGGATTTTGGTCCAACTGCTGGAGTTGACCACCGACTGGCGAGCGCCCGAGCGCGTCGATAGGGTGTTGGACCCCGACGCCGACGTTCGGAAAGAAAAATAA
- a CDS encoding D-aminoacyl-tRNA deacylase, with protein sequence MIAIVVSRADSASEHIGDHLLDLADWETCEDDSLPDGEGGGRFYRLGGSPDASASGDPDFELREFDDLHLEIEDTAAAFGDPNAAGADAPDLLVFASKHSGDTGPLLTAHFTGNFGPAEYGGVEGGLAEACPNAHAYLLDAFEEYAPDSYEVGMECTHHGPSEVGVPSLFAELGSDETQWDDPEGARAVARAILDLAGVQAHRERQLVGFGGGHYVPRFDRIERETDWAVGHIAADWVLDAMGSPDRNREVVRRAFEESRAERAVIEGDYPDLKSVVADLGYEVVSETWVRETTGVPLELVADLETDLSPIGEGLRLGDDAPGYDGDYEVTHLPADLLAEAQGIDADAAREVVESNALAFETEHGGTRSAGRAAIRGPTDRERLVAELADILRTKYDSVAREDGEVVVRETAFDPEKARTLGISEGPAFGKLSAGQSVTVDGREIDPETVQTERVRRFSTRI encoded by the coding sequence GTGATTGCCATCGTCGTCAGCAGAGCAGACTCGGCGTCAGAACACATCGGCGACCACCTGCTGGACCTCGCCGACTGGGAGACCTGCGAGGACGACTCGCTCCCCGACGGCGAGGGCGGCGGACGGTTCTACCGACTCGGCGGGTCGCCGGACGCCTCGGCGTCCGGCGACCCCGACTTCGAACTCCGGGAGTTCGACGACCTCCACCTCGAAATCGAGGACACGGCCGCGGCGTTCGGCGACCCGAACGCCGCGGGAGCGGACGCGCCCGACCTGCTGGTGTTCGCTTCCAAGCACTCCGGGGACACCGGTCCCCTGCTGACGGCCCACTTCACCGGTAACTTCGGCCCGGCCGAGTACGGCGGCGTCGAAGGCGGACTCGCGGAGGCGTGTCCGAACGCCCACGCGTACCTGCTCGACGCCTTCGAGGAGTACGCGCCCGACTCCTACGAGGTCGGCATGGAGTGTACCCACCACGGTCCCTCGGAAGTCGGCGTCCCCTCGCTGTTCGCGGAGTTGGGGAGCGACGAGACCCAGTGGGACGACCCCGAAGGCGCGCGCGCCGTCGCGCGGGCCATCCTCGACTTGGCGGGGGTACAAGCCCACCGCGAGCGACAACTGGTCGGGTTCGGCGGCGGCCACTACGTCCCCCGGTTCGACCGAATCGAGCGAGAGACCGACTGGGCGGTCGGCCACATCGCCGCCGACTGGGTACTCGACGCGATGGGGTCGCCCGACCGAAACCGCGAAGTCGTCCGGCGCGCCTTCGAGGAGAGTCGCGCCGAGCGAGCAGTCATCGAGGGCGACTACCCCGACCTGAAGTCGGTCGTCGCGGACCTCGGCTACGAGGTAGTGAGCGAGACGTGGGTCCGCGAGACCACCGGCGTTCCGCTGGAACTGGTCGCGGACCTCGAAACCGACCTCTCGCCGATTGGGGAGGGTCTGCGGTTGGGCGACGACGCGCCGGGGTACGACGGCGACTACGAAGTGACCCACCTGCCCGCCGACCTGCTGGCGGAGGCGCAGGGCATCGACGCCGACGCCGCGCGCGAGGTAGTCGAGTCGAACGCCCTCGCGTTCGAGACCGAACACGGCGGCACCCGGTCGGCGGGCCGGGCGGCGATTCGAGGGCCGACCGACCGCGAGCGACTGGTCGCGGAGTTGGCCGACATCCTCCGGACGAAGTACGATTCCGTCGCGCGCGAGGACGGCGAAGTCGTCGTCCGCGAAACCGCGTTCGACCCGGAGAAGGCCAGAACCCTCGGAATTAGCGAGGGACCCGCGTTCGGGAAGCTCTCGGCGGGCCAGTCGGTGACGGTAGACGGGAGAGAAATCGACCCCGAAACCGTCCAAACTGAACGGGTTCGCCGATTTTCGACCCGAATCTAA